One window of the Trifolium pratense cultivar HEN17-A07 linkage group LG2, ARS_RC_1.1, whole genome shotgun sequence genome contains the following:
- the LOC123909214 gene encoding rhodanese-like domain-containing protein 14, chloroplastic, translating to MAFTSTALQYSSTSYLQSWVPSLEGKLDHNSCCVRVRSYKPTSQGLHQQNFARGLTIMSATTKPAKSPAEEEWKVKRELLLQKRVKSVEPKEALRLQKENKFVILDVRPEAEFKEAHPPDAINVQVYRLIKEWTAWDIARRAAFAFFGIFSGTEENPEFIKSVGEKLNKDSKIIVACSAGGTMKPTQNLPQGQQSRSLIAAYLLVLNGYNNVFHLEGGLYKWFKEDLPSVSDSEE from the exons ATGGCTTTTACATCAACTGCTCTACAATATTCATCCACATCATATTTACAATCCTGGGTACCTTCTTTAGAAGGTAAGCTTGATCATAATTCATGTTGTGTCAGAGTGAGATCATACAAACCCACTTCTCAAGGATTACACCAACAGAATTTTGCAAGAGGGTTAACAATCATGAGCGCGACAACAAAACCAGCGAAATCACCAG CTGAAGAAGAATGGAAGGTTAAGAGAGAATTACTGCTGCAAAAAAGG GTAAAAAGTGTCGAACCAAAGGAAGCTCTGCgtcttcaaaaagaaaataaatttgtgATTCTTGATGTAAGGCCAGAAGCAGAGTTCAAGGAG GCTCATCCCCCAGATGCAATTAATGTGCAAGTATACAGGCTTATAAAAGAGTGGACAGCCTGGGATATTGCCAGACGCGCTGCATTTGCATTTTTTGGTATTTTCTCTGGCACAGAAGAGAACCCCGAGTTTATCAAGT CTGTTGgggaaaaattaaataaagattCAAAGATAATTGTAGCTTGCTCAGCAGGGGGAACAATGAAACCAACACAAAATCTGCCACAAGGTCAACAATCTAG GTCTCTAATAGCAGCTTACTTGCTGGTCCTAAATGGTTACAACAATGTCTTCCATCTAGAAGGTGGGCTTTACAAGTGGTTTAAAGAGGATCTGCCAAGTGTTTCAGACTCAGAGGAGTGA
- the LOC123909215 gene encoding molybdate-anion transporter, which yields MELFFYIVFGALAAVVAVLELGKNNKDRINTSTAFNSFKNNYILVYSLMMAGDWLQGPYVYYLYTTYGYGKGDIGQLFIAGFGSSMLFGTIVGSLADKQGRKRACVTYCITYIASCITKHSPQYRVLMLGRILGGIATSLLFSAFESWLVAEHFKRGFDQQWLSLTFSKAIFLGNGLVAIFSGLFGNVLVDTLALGPVAPFDAAAGFLTIGMIVILSTWTENFGDASENKSLVAQFRGAAVAIASDEKIALLGAIQSLFEGSMYTFVFLWTPALSPNDEEIPHGFIFATFMLSSMLGSSLASKLMARSSFRVESYMQIVFAVSSASLMLPIITTFFAVPTKATGGGLSFAGCIQLLGFCTFEGCVGIFWPSIMKMRSQYIPEEARSTIMNFFRIPLNIFVCVVLYNVDAFPITVMFGMCSIFLFMASILQRRLLVIADKPKAEDWQLKERDTESEPLNL from the exons ATGGAGTTATTCTTCTACATCGTTTTCGGTGCATTAGCCGCTGTTGTTGCTGTTCTTGAGCTTGGCAAGAATAACAAAGATCGAATCAACACTTCTACCGCTTTCAATTCCTTTAAGAACAATTATATTCTCGTTTATTCTCTCATGATGG CTGGTGATTGGTTGCAAGGTCCATATGTGTACTACCTTTACACTACATATGGATATGGAAAAGGGGATATTGGACAACTCTTCATTGCTGGATTTGGGTCGTCCATGTTATTCGGAACAATTGTCGGATCTCTTGCTGACAAACA GGGCCGGAAGAGGGCTTGTGTGACTTACTGCATAACCTACATTGCGAGCTGCATCACCAAACATTCTCCTCAGTACAGAGTTTTGATGTTGGGTCGTATCTTGGGAGGCATTGCTACTTCACTTCTATTTTCAGCATTTGAATCGTGGCTTGTTGCTGAGCATTTCAAG AGAGGCTTTGATCAGCAATGGCTATCATTAACATTCTCGAAGGCTATATTTCTTGGAAATGGTCTTGTTGCCATTTTTTCTGGGCTGTTTGGAAATGTCCTTGTTGATACATTGGCTCTTGGACCAGTGGCTCCCTTTGATGCTGCTGCGGGTTTTCTTACTATTGGTATGATCGTCATATTATCTACATGGACAGAAAATTTCGGGGATGCTTCTGAAAACAAGAGCTTGGTAGCCCAATTCAGGGGTGCTGCTGTGGCCATTGCTTCTG ATGAAAAAATAGCATTGCTTGGTGCCATACAGTCTCTCTTTGAAGGTTCAATGTATACCTTTGTGTTCCTATGGACTCCTGCATTGAGCCCAAATGATGAAGAGATTCCCCATGGTTTTATTTTTGCAACATTCATGTTATCTTCAATGTTGGGAAGCTCACTCGCATCTAAGTTGATGGCTCGTTCATCATTCCGTGTAGAGAGCTACATGCAGATTGTTTTTGCAGTTTCTTCTGCTTCTCTGATGCTTCCCATTATTACCACC TTTTTTGCAGTTCCTACCAAAGCAACAGGTGGTGGTCTCTCATTCGCTGGGTGCATTCAGCTTCTTGGCTTCTGTACTTTTGAAGGTTGTGTTGGCATATTCTGGCCATCCATTATGAAGATGAGATCCCAATACATTCCTGAGGAAGCCAGGAGCACCATCATGAACTTTTTCCGCATTCCTCTGAACATTTTTGTGTGTGTTGTGCTGTACAAT GTTGATGCATTCCCTATCACTGTTATGTTTGGTATGTGCTCAATTTTCCTCTTCATGGCTAGTATCTTACAAAGGCGACTGCTGGTGATTGCAGATAAGCCAA AAGCAGAAGATTGGCAATTGAAGGAAAGGGACACCGAGTCAGAGCCATTGAATCTGTAA
- the LOC123905128 gene encoding F-box protein SKIP23-like has protein sequence MAMAEAKWSELPTELVNLISQRIDNDLDLIRFRSVCSNWRNSSISISLPFYKLQLQSPSCTLSKHIILLIKPPPPQKQDQETLQPWLIRISKNSHGETQLFHPLLPRDSRDSYSFPYVLDFNKLSTVHLGNHFFFNTPSRDDAPSQYKQYIRMMFGRRIMPFDSGQTVVAVTCHGKKPLALGILNDKGHPVLFHCRKEVWTKIPCMPTFFHDMCVFKKRFCAVNKIGRTFAFGPPPDYSEQLVAEYIDDGGGEMKFLVESEEGDELFLVDIYDRHCFGFPAAGEEDGLRLNVFRLDEKEKRWVKVTNLGDRVLFLGNRCSFSASIPKGGNCVIFIDEAFLSFDKMHCGMCVFQLDNGRLSPLSDYPHYINLFWPPPDWIVKLCSTPKLDLDHQM, from the coding sequence ATGGCCATGGCGGAGGCAAAGTGGTCTGAACTACCTACAGAACTTGTCAATCTGATATCACAACGAATCGACAACGATCTCGATCTCATTCGCTTTCGATCAGTTTGTTCCAACTGGCGCAACTCTTCCATCTCGATCTCATTACCTTTTTATAAGTTACAATTACAATCTCCCTCATGTACACTCTCTAAACACATCATCCTCCTTAtcaaaccaccaccaccacaaaaACAAGACCAAGAAACTCTCCAACCTTGGTTGATAAGAATTTCCAAAAACTCACATGGAGAAACACAACTCTTCCACCCACTCCTACCACGTGACTCGAGAGACTCTTATAGTTTTCCTTACGTACTTGACTTCAACAAACTATCCACTGTCCACTTGGGAAACCACTTCTTCTTTAACACTCCCAGCAGAGATGATGCTCCGTCCCAATATAAACAGTATATACGCATGATGTTTGGACGTCGAATAATGCCTTTTGATTCTGGACAAACGGTTGTTGCTGTAACATGCCATGGGAAAAAACCTCTTGCTCTCGGCATATTGAACGATAAAGGCCATCCGGTACTATTCCATTGCCGCAAAGAGGTTTGGACAAAGATCCCTTGTATGCCAACGTTCTTTCATGACATGTGTGTGTTTAAAAAGAGGTTTTGTGCAGTCAATAAAATTGGTCGAACATTTGCGTTTGGACCACCACCAGACTATAGTGAGCAGTTGGTGGCTGAGTATATTGATGATGGAGGAGGGGAGATGAAATTCCTGGTAGAGAGTGAGGAGGGTGATGAGTTGTTCCTAGTGGACATATATGACCGACATTGTTTTGGTTTCCCGGCGGCCGGTGAAGAAGATGGTTTAAGGCTTAATGTGTTTAGGCTGGATGAGAAGGAGAAGAGATGGGTCAAGGTGACGAATTTAGGGGATAGAGTGTTGTTCTTAGGGAATAGATGTTCGTTTTCTGCTTCTATCCCTAAAGGAGGGAATTGTGTCATCTTCATTGATGAAGCCTTCCTCTCTTTTGACAAGATGCATTGTGGAATGTGTGTTTTTCAGTTGGATAATGGTCGTCTTTCACCTTTGTCTGATTATCCACACTATATCAACTTGTTCTGGCCACCTCCGGATTGGATCGTCAAATTATGTTCCACCCCCAAACTGGATCTGGATCATCAAATGTAG